A single Triticum dicoccoides isolate Atlit2015 ecotype Zavitan chromosome 2A, WEW_v2.0, whole genome shotgun sequence DNA region contains:
- the LOC119354203 gene encoding probable mixed-linked glucan synthase 3, with protein sequence MASAAGAGGANAGLADPLLASAKKPVGAKGKHWVAADKDQRRAAKESGGEDGRPLLFRTYKVKGTLLHPYRALIFIRLIAVLLFFVWRIKHNKSDVMWFWTMSVVGDVWFGFSWLLNQLPKFNPVKTIPDMVALRRQYDLPDGTSTLPGIDVFVTTADPIDEPILYTMNCVLSILASDYPVDRCACYLSDDSGALIQYEALVETAKFATLWVPFCRKHCIEPRAPESFFELEAPLYTGSAPEEFKNDHNSVYIEYDEFKERLDSLSSAISKRSDAYNSMKTEEGDAKATWMANGTQWPGSWIDTTEIHRKGHHAGIVKVVLDHSIRGHNLGSQASTHNLNFASTDVHLPMLVYISRGKNPSYDHNKKAGALNAQLRASALLSNAQFIINFDCDHYINNSQALRAAMCFMLDQRQGDSTAFVQFPQRFDNVDPSDRYGNHNRVFFDGTMLALNGLQGPSYLGTGCMFRRIALYGIDPPEWRHDNIVVDDKRFGSSIPFLESVSKAINQERSTIPPPISETLVAEMERVVSASHDKATGWGKGVGYIYDIATEDIVTGFRIHGQGWRSMYCTMERDAFCGIAPINLTERLHQIVRWSGGSLEMFFSLNNPLIGGRRIQSLQRVSYLNMTVYPVTSLFILLYALSPVMWLIPDEVYIQRPFTKYVVFLLVIILMIHVIGWLEIKWAGVTWLDYWRNEQFFMIGSTSAYPAAVLHMVVNLLTKKGIHFRVTSKQTAADTNDKFADLYDMRWVPMLIPTTVVLIANVGAIGVAMGKTIVYMGSWTIAQKTHAALGLLFNVWIMVLLYPFALAIMGRWAKRPVILVVLLPVAFTIVCLVYVAVHILLLTYLTF encoded by the exons ATGGCGTCGGCGGCCGGTGCTGGTGGGGCAAATGCCGGCCTCGCCGACCCGCTGCTGGCGAGCGCCAAGAAGCCGGTCGGCGCCAAGGGCAAGCACTGGGTGGCCGCCGACAAGGACCAGCGGCGGGCCGCCAAGGAGAGCGGCGGCGAGGACGGCAGGCCGTTGCTGTTCCGGACGTACAAGGTCAAAGGCACCCTCCTGCACCCCTACAG GGCCTTGATCTTCATTCGCTTAATTGCCGTTCTCCTATTCTTCGTATGGCGCATCAAGCACAACAAATCAGATGTCATGTGGTTTTGGACAATGTCAGTTGTCGGGGACGTATGGTTCGGGTTCTCGTGGCTGCTCAACCAACTCCCAAAGTTTAACCCTGTCAAAACCATACCTGATATGGTCGCCCTTAGGCGACAATACGATCTTCCAGATGGGACATCTACACTTCCTGGCATAGATGTCTTTGTCACCACTGCTGATCCAATCGATGAGCCGATACTATACACCATGAATTGTGTTCTCTCTATCCTTGCTTCTGACTATCCTGTTGATAGGTGTGCCTGCTATCTCTCAGATGATAGTGGCGCATTGATCCAATACGAGGCCTTGGTTGAGACTGCAAAGTTTGCTACTTTGTGGGTCCCATTTTGTCGGAAGCATTGCATCGAGCCAAGAGCCCCAGAAAGCTTTTTTGAACTAGAGGCACCGTTGTACACTGGAAGTGCACCAGAGGAGTTCAAGAATGATCATAACAGTGTATATATAGAGTATGATGAGTTCAAAGAGCGCTTAGACTCACTATCTAGTGCTATTTCCAAGCGTTCCGATGCTTACAACAGCATGAAGACCGAGGAAGGAGATGCCAAGGCCACTTGGATGGCAAATGGGACGCAATGGCCAGGATCATGGATTGACACAACGGAAATCCATAGGAAAGGACATCATGCTGGAATTGTTAAG GTTGTGTTGGACCATTCGATCCGTGGGCATAATCTTGGTTCGCAAGCAAGCACCCACAACCTCAACTTCGCCAGCACTGATGTGCACCTCCCGATGCTTGTATATATCTCTCGCGGAAAGAACCCAAGCTATGACCACAACAAGAAAGCCGGTGCCTTGAATGCGCAATTGCGTGCCTCTGCACTACTCTCCAACGCGCAATTCATCATCAACTTCGACTGCGACCACTACATCAACAACTCTCAAGCCCTACGTGCAGCTATGTGCTTCATGCTAGATCAACGACAAGGTGATAGCACTGCTTTCGTTCAATTCCCTCAACGCTTCGACAATGTTGATCCATCAGACCGATATGGCAACCACAACCGTGTCTTCTTTGATGGCACAATGCTCGCCCTCAATGGTCTCCAAGGTCCATCTTACCTTGGCACTGGTTGCATGTTCCGCCGCATAGCCCTTTATGGCATTGACCCACCTGAGTGGAGACATGACAACATCGTGGTTGATGATAAAAGGTTTGGTAGCTCCATACCCTTCCTAGAATCCGTATCAAAAGCCATAAACCAAGAAAGATCTaccatacctccacccattagtgaaACATTAGTGGCTGAGATGGAAAGGGTTGTGTCAGCTTCACATGATAAAGCCACTGGGTGGGGCAAGGGTGTTGGGTACATATATGACATAGCCACAGAGGATATAGTGACTGGTTTCCGCATCCATGGTCAAGGTTGGCGTTCCATGTATTGTACAATGGAGCGCGACGCCTTCTGTGGCATTGCACCAATCAACCTAACTGAGCGCCTCCACCAAATTGTGCGCTGGTCAGGTGGATCTTTAGAGATGTTCTTCTCACTAAATAACCCACTCATAGGTGGTCGTCGGATCCAATCCCTTCAGCGTGTCTCCTACCTCAACATGACGGTCTACCCAGTAACATCACTCTTTATCCTTCTCTATGCTCTCAGCCCAGTGATGTGGCTTATCCCTGATGAAGTATACATTCAGAGGCCATTCACCAAATATGTTGTGTTCCTTCTTGTGATCATTCTGATGATCCATGTTATTGGGTGGCTCGAGATAAAATGGGCGGGGGTCACATGGTTGGATTACTGGAGGAATGAACAGTTCTTCATGATCGGGTCGACGAGTGCATACCCAGCAGCCGTGCTTCACATGGTGGTGAATCTCCTTACAAAGAAGGGTATTCACTTCAGAGTTACTTCGAAGCAAACAGCGGCAGACACCAATGACAAGTTTGCCGACTTGTATGACATGCGATGGGTGCCAATGTTAATACCCACAACAGTAGTGCTGATTGCCAATGTTGGTGCAATCGGTGTAGCCATGGGTAAAACGATAGTATACATGGGATCATGGACAATTGCACAGAAGACACATGCCGCATTGGGTCTGCTCTTCAATGTGTGGATCATGGTGCTGCTCTATCCGTTTGCATTGGCGATCATGGGACGGTGGGCAAAGAGGCCAGTCATCCTGGTGGTCTTGTTGCCGGTTGCCTTTACAATAGTTTGCCTTGTATATGTTGCTGTTCATATCTTACTTCTTACCTATCTTACATTCTAG